A DNA window from Siniperca chuatsi isolate FFG_IHB_CAS linkage group LG6, ASM2008510v1, whole genome shotgun sequence contains the following coding sequences:
- the LOC122878109 gene encoding interferon-induced protein 44-like, producing the protein MISNSGPYFGEALVLVNGSQAVVYNSPGNYYNFNAAEMHGNDLNLTECEVYQVEETTELERPWRTIIWKSEKRMELMESIKSYKPTVSSVSQVRVLLIGPVGAGKSSFFNSINSVFRGHVTSQAIAGCSTTSLTTQFRTYSLKAGREGKPLPIILCDTMGLEESTGAGLDIDDIGSILKGHLPDRYQFNPSAPLHSEAHSYRKSPALKDKIHCVAYVIDACKVSIMPTKLEEKLDAIRRKVNLIGIPQLVLVTKVDEACPLVTEDVKNIYNSGYIKELMQEVGARLGVPLSCVVPVKNYSEELELDPNSDILLLSAVIQMLRFGDNYFDEISDQFRNIEIKE; encoded by the exons ATGATAAGTAACTCTGGTCCATATTTTGGAGAAGCATTGGTTCTTGTCAATGGAAGCCAAGCAGTAGTCTATAACAGTCCAGGAAATTATTACAACTTTAATGCTGCAGAAATGCATGGCAACGACCTCAACCTGACTGAGTGTGAAGTCTATCAAGTGGAGG AAACTACAGAACttgagaggccatggaggactATAATCTGGAAATCCGA GAAGAGGATGGAGCTGATGGAGAGTATTAAGAGCTACAAACCCACAGTCAGCTCCGTGTCCCAGGTTCGGGTCCTGCTCATTGGACCAGTTGGAGCTGGAAAGTCCAGCTTCTTCAATTCCATCAACTCTGTATTCAGAGGCCATGTCACCAGCCAGGCCATCGCTGGCTGCTCTACCACCAGCCTCACCACACAG TTTCGCACCTACTCTTTGAAAGCTGGGCGAGAGGGAAAACCTCTGCCAATCATCTTGTGTGATACCATGGGATTGGAGGAAAGCACAGGGGCGGGGCTTGATATAGATGACATCGGCAGCATCCTTAAAGGTCATCTGCCAGATCGTTATCAG TTCAACCCTTCGGCTCCTCTGCATTCGGAGGCACACAGCTATCGTAAGTCTCCAGCGCTCAAGGACAAGATTCACTGTGTGGCCTACGTCATTGATGCCTGCAAGGTCTCCATCATGCCCACAAAGCTGGAGGAGAAGCTGGATGCTATCCGCAGAAAGGTCAACttaat AGGGATTCCTCAGCTGGTCCTGGTCACTAAAGTAGATGAAGCCTGCCCTTTGGTGACAGAGgatgtgaaaaacatttataacaGTGGCTACATCAAGGAATTG ATGCAGGAGGTCGGTGCTCGGCTCGGCGTGCCATTGTCCTGTGTTGTTCCGGTGAAGAACTACAGCGAAGAGTTGGAGTTGGACCCGAACAGCGACATCCTGCTGCTCAGCGCCGTCATCCAAATGCTTCGCTTTGGTGATAATTACTTCGATGAGATCAGTGACCAATTCAGAAATATTGAAATCAAAGAATAG
- the LOC122878108 gene encoding interferon-induced protein 44-like isoform X2, whose translation MQNQTGSGFSFSFGRNDSSNVLTPAKRFTFPATSVQTAIDAPSMATNVSSTERRDNKPLFTSLEAQLESQFRDVEWTEEQKTSLMKTVSSYRPSCEEVTQARILLLGPLSSGKSSFVSSVQSVFNGRVTNRAMVGSSSTSFTKKSFNIRAKKGEDPTGLVLCDIMGLGDGEMIGPTLHDILSVIKGHVPEGHKFSPDQPVRSETLGYVKRPSLKDKIHCVAFVVDASKILTYPKGLSTTFQQLREHISDLGVHQVALLTHIDKICSETAKDVTQVYKSRIIQDTMGKAAALLGMSTSYIVPVKNYSSELDVDVNTDVLLLSAVDHILQYADLYFQDNTPQYTGTKID comes from the exons ATGCAGAATCAAACTGGATCTGGATTCTCGTTCAG CTTCGGCCGCAACGACAGCAGCAACGTCCTTACTCCGGCCAAACGTTTCACATTTCCAGCTACTTCAGTCCAAACTGCCATCGATGCTCCCAGCATGGCTACAAACGTCAGTTCAACAGAGAGAAGGGATAACAAACCTTTGTTTACATCCTTAG AAGCTCAACTGGAATCTCAATTTAGAGATGTGGAGTGGACAGAAGA GCAAAAGACGAGCCTGATGAAGACCGTCAGCTCCTACAGACCGAGCTGTGAGGAGGTGACTCAGGCTCGGATTCTCCTCCTGGGCCCGCTCAGCTCTGGAAAGTCCAGCTTCGTCAGTTCAGTCCAGTCTGTGTTTAATGGAAGAGTCACCAACCGGGCCATGGTGGGCTCCTCCTCGACCAGCTTCACCAAGAAG TCATTCAACATCCGTGCTAAGAAAGGAGAGGATCCTACAGGACTGGTGCTGTGTGATATTATGGGCCTGGGGGATGGGGAGATGATCGGACCGACCCTCCATGACATCCTGTCCGTCATTAAAGGCCATGTACCTGAGGGACACAAG tttaGCCCAGATCAGCCAGTGAGGTCTGAGACTCTGGGCTATGTGAAGAGGCCAAGCCTCAAAGACAAGATCCATTGTGTGGCCTTTGTGGTGGACGCCTCTAAAATCCTGACCTACCCCAAAGGCCTCAGCACCACCTTCCAGCAGCTCCGAGAGCACATCAGTGACCTGG GTGTTCACCAGGTGGCTCTGCTGACTCACATAGACAAAATTTGCTCAGAAACGGCCAAAGATGTCACCCAGGTTTACAAGAGCCGCATCATTCAGGACACG atgGGTAAAGCTGCAGCTCTTTTGGGTATGTCCACCTCCTACATTGTCCCAGTGAAGAACTACTCGTCAGAGTTGGACGTGGATGTGAACACTGATGTGCTTCTGCTTAGTGCTGTCGACCACATCCTGCAGTATGCTGACCTGTATTTCCAGGACAATACACCACAATACACAGGGACAAAGATAGACTAA
- the LOC122878108 gene encoding interferon-induced protein 44-like isoform X1 produces MQNQTGSGFSFSFGRNDSSNVLTPAKRFTFPATSVQTAIDAPSMATNVSSTERRDNKPLFTSLEAQLESQFRDVEWTEEQKTSLMKTVSSYRPSCEEVTQARILLLGPLSSGKSSFVSSVQSVFNGRVTNRAMVGSSSTSFTKKLQSFNIRAKKGEDPTGLVLCDIMGLGDGEMIGPTLHDILSVIKGHVPEGHKFSPDQPVRSETLGYVKRPSLKDKIHCVAFVVDASKILTYPKGLSTTFQQLREHISDLGVHQVALLTHIDKICSETAKDVTQVYKSRIIQDTMGKAAALLGMSTSYIVPVKNYSSELDVDVNTDVLLLSAVDHILQYADLYFQDNTPQYTGTKID; encoded by the exons ATGCAGAATCAAACTGGATCTGGATTCTCGTTCAG CTTCGGCCGCAACGACAGCAGCAACGTCCTTACTCCGGCCAAACGTTTCACATTTCCAGCTACTTCAGTCCAAACTGCCATCGATGCTCCCAGCATGGCTACAAACGTCAGTTCAACAGAGAGAAGGGATAACAAACCTTTGTTTACATCCTTAG AAGCTCAACTGGAATCTCAATTTAGAGATGTGGAGTGGACAGAAGA GCAAAAGACGAGCCTGATGAAGACCGTCAGCTCCTACAGACCGAGCTGTGAGGAGGTGACTCAGGCTCGGATTCTCCTCCTGGGCCCGCTCAGCTCTGGAAAGTCCAGCTTCGTCAGTTCAGTCCAGTCTGTGTTTAATGGAAGAGTCACCAACCGGGCCATGGTGGGCTCCTCCTCGACCAGCTTCACCAAGAAG CTACAGTCATTCAACATCCGTGCTAAGAAAGGAGAGGATCCTACAGGACTGGTGCTGTGTGATATTATGGGCCTGGGGGATGGGGAGATGATCGGACCGACCCTCCATGACATCCTGTCCGTCATTAAAGGCCATGTACCTGAGGGACACAAG tttaGCCCAGATCAGCCAGTGAGGTCTGAGACTCTGGGCTATGTGAAGAGGCCAAGCCTCAAAGACAAGATCCATTGTGTGGCCTTTGTGGTGGACGCCTCTAAAATCCTGACCTACCCCAAAGGCCTCAGCACCACCTTCCAGCAGCTCCGAGAGCACATCAGTGACCTGG GTGTTCACCAGGTGGCTCTGCTGACTCACATAGACAAAATTTGCTCAGAAACGGCCAAAGATGTCACCCAGGTTTACAAGAGCCGCATCATTCAGGACACG atgGGTAAAGCTGCAGCTCTTTTGGGTATGTCCACCTCCTACATTGTCCCAGTGAAGAACTACTCGTCAGAGTTGGACGTGGATGTGAACACTGATGTGCTTCTGCTTAGTGCTGTCGACCACATCCTGCAGTATGCTGACCTGTATTTCCAGGACAATACACCACAATACACAGGGACAAAGATAGACTAA
- the LOC122878107 gene encoding interferon-induced protein 44-like isoform X3 translates to MDERNKYSFNGHGFTGFTTFTIEPAPATSVQTLLGMAEDSIGSRPKLEWRDVEWTEEQKTSLMKTVSSYRPSCEEVTQARILLLGPLSSGKSSFVSSVQSVFNGRVTNRAMVGSSSTSFTKKLQSFDIRGKNGEDPTGLVLCDIMGLGDGEMIGPTLHDILSVIKGHVPEGHKFSPDQPVRSETLGYVKRPSLKDKIHCVAFVVDASKILTYPKGLSTTFQQLREHISDLGVHQVALLTHIDKICSETAKDVTQVYKSRIIQDTMGKAAALLGMSTSYIVPVKNYSSELDVDVNTDVLLLSAVDHILQYADLYFQDNTPQYTGTKID, encoded by the exons ATGGATGAACGAAATAAATACAG CTTCAATGGCCATGGCTTCACCGGCTTCACCACCTTCACAATTGAACCAGCTCCAGCTACTTCAGTCCAAACTCTTTTGGGCATGGCAGAGGATTCCATAG GATCTCGACCTAAGTTGGAATGGAGAGACGTGGAGTGGACAGAAGA GCAAAAGACGAGCCTGATGAAGACCGTCAGCTCCTACAGACCGAGCTGTGAGGAGGTGACTCAGGCTCGGATTCTCCTCCTGGGCCCGCTCAGCTCTGGAAAGTCCAGCTTCGTCAGTTCAGTCCAGTCTGTGTTTAATGGAAGAGTCACCAACCGGGCCATGGTGGGCTCCTCCTCGACCAGCTTCACCAAGAAG CTACAGTCATTCGACATCCGTGGTAAGAACGGAGAGGATCCTACAGGACTGGTGCTGTGTGATATTATGGGCCTGGGGGATGGAGAGATGATTGGACCAACCCTCCATGACATCCTGTCTGTCATTAAAGGCCATGTACCTGAGGGACACAAG tttaGCCCAGATCAGCCAGTGAGGTCTGAGACTCTGGGCTATGTGAAGAGGCCAAGCCTCAAAGACAAGATCCATTGTGTGGCCTTTGTGGTGGATGCCTCTAAAATCCTGACCTACCCCAAAGGCCTCAGCACCACCTTCCAGCAGCTCCGAGAGCACATCAGTGACCTGG GTGTTCACCAGGTGGCTCTGCTGACTCACATAGACAAAATTTGCTCAGAAACGGCCAAAGATGTCACCCAGGTTTACAAGAGCCGCATCATTCAGGACACG atgGGTAAAGCTGCAGCTCTTTTGGGTATGTCCACCTCCTACATTGTCCCAGTGAAGAACTACTCGTCAGAGTTGGACGTGGATGTGAACACTGATGTGCTTCTGCTTAGTGCTGTCGACCACATCCTGCAGTATGCTGACCTGTATTTCCAGGACAATACACCACAATACACAGGGACAAAGATAGACTAA
- the LOC122878107 gene encoding interferon-induced protein 44-like isoform X2 yields the protein MDERNKYSFNGHGFTGFTTFTIEPAPATSVQTLLGMAEDSIGDLSIATNFSPRMSRKKKTQFRPISLGSRPKLEWRDVEWTEEQKTSLMKTVSSYRPSCEEVTQARILLLGPLSSGKSSFVSSVQSVFNGRVTNRAMVGSSSTSFTKKSFDIRGKNGEDPTGLVLCDIMGLGDGEMIGPTLHDILSVIKGHVPEGHKFSPDQPVRSETLGYVKRPSLKDKIHCVAFVVDASKILTYPKGLSTTFQQLREHISDLGVHQVALLTHIDKICSETAKDVTQVYKSRIIQDTMGKAAALLGMSTSYIVPVKNYSSELDVDVNTDVLLLSAVDHILQYADLYFQDNTPQYTGTKID from the exons ATGGATGAACGAAATAAATACAG CTTCAATGGCCATGGCTTCACCGGCTTCACCACCTTCACAATTGAACCAGCTCCAGCTACTTCAGTCCAAACTCTTTTGGGCATGGCAGAGGATTCCATAGGTGATCTCAGCATAGCTACAAACTTTAGTCCAAGAATGAGTAGGAAGAAAAAAACTCAGTTTAGGCCCATATCCTTAG GATCTCGACCTAAGTTGGAATGGAGAGACGTGGAGTGGACAGAAGA GCAAAAGACGAGCCTGATGAAGACCGTCAGCTCCTACAGACCGAGCTGTGAGGAGGTGACTCAGGCTCGGATTCTCCTCCTGGGCCCGCTCAGCTCTGGAAAGTCCAGCTTCGTCAGTTCAGTCCAGTCTGTGTTTAATGGAAGAGTCACCAACCGGGCCATGGTGGGCTCCTCCTCGACCAGCTTCACCAAGAAG TCATTCGACATCCGTGGTAAGAACGGAGAGGATCCTACAGGACTGGTGCTGTGTGATATTATGGGCCTGGGGGATGGAGAGATGATTGGACCAACCCTCCATGACATCCTGTCTGTCATTAAAGGCCATGTACCTGAGGGACACAAG tttaGCCCAGATCAGCCAGTGAGGTCTGAGACTCTGGGCTATGTGAAGAGGCCAAGCCTCAAAGACAAGATCCATTGTGTGGCCTTTGTGGTGGATGCCTCTAAAATCCTGACCTACCCCAAAGGCCTCAGCACCACCTTCCAGCAGCTCCGAGAGCACATCAGTGACCTGG GTGTTCACCAGGTGGCTCTGCTGACTCACATAGACAAAATTTGCTCAGAAACGGCCAAAGATGTCACCCAGGTTTACAAGAGCCGCATCATTCAGGACACG atgGGTAAAGCTGCAGCTCTTTTGGGTATGTCCACCTCCTACATTGTCCCAGTGAAGAACTACTCGTCAGAGTTGGACGTGGATGTGAACACTGATGTGCTTCTGCTTAGTGCTGTCGACCACATCCTGCAGTATGCTGACCTGTATTTCCAGGACAATACACCACAATACACAGGGACAAAGATAGACTAA
- the LOC122878107 gene encoding interferon-induced protein 44-like isoform X1: MDERNKYSFNGHGFTGFTTFTIEPAPATSVQTLLGMAEDSIGDLSIATNFSPRMSRKKKTQFRPISLGSRPKLEWRDVEWTEEQKTSLMKTVSSYRPSCEEVTQARILLLGPLSSGKSSFVSSVQSVFNGRVTNRAMVGSSSTSFTKKLQSFDIRGKNGEDPTGLVLCDIMGLGDGEMIGPTLHDILSVIKGHVPEGHKFSPDQPVRSETLGYVKRPSLKDKIHCVAFVVDASKILTYPKGLSTTFQQLREHISDLGVHQVALLTHIDKICSETAKDVTQVYKSRIIQDTMGKAAALLGMSTSYIVPVKNYSSELDVDVNTDVLLLSAVDHILQYADLYFQDNTPQYTGTKID; this comes from the exons ATGGATGAACGAAATAAATACAG CTTCAATGGCCATGGCTTCACCGGCTTCACCACCTTCACAATTGAACCAGCTCCAGCTACTTCAGTCCAAACTCTTTTGGGCATGGCAGAGGATTCCATAGGTGATCTCAGCATAGCTACAAACTTTAGTCCAAGAATGAGTAGGAAGAAAAAAACTCAGTTTAGGCCCATATCCTTAG GATCTCGACCTAAGTTGGAATGGAGAGACGTGGAGTGGACAGAAGA GCAAAAGACGAGCCTGATGAAGACCGTCAGCTCCTACAGACCGAGCTGTGAGGAGGTGACTCAGGCTCGGATTCTCCTCCTGGGCCCGCTCAGCTCTGGAAAGTCCAGCTTCGTCAGTTCAGTCCAGTCTGTGTTTAATGGAAGAGTCACCAACCGGGCCATGGTGGGCTCCTCCTCGACCAGCTTCACCAAGAAG CTACAGTCATTCGACATCCGTGGTAAGAACGGAGAGGATCCTACAGGACTGGTGCTGTGTGATATTATGGGCCTGGGGGATGGAGAGATGATTGGACCAACCCTCCATGACATCCTGTCTGTCATTAAAGGCCATGTACCTGAGGGACACAAG tttaGCCCAGATCAGCCAGTGAGGTCTGAGACTCTGGGCTATGTGAAGAGGCCAAGCCTCAAAGACAAGATCCATTGTGTGGCCTTTGTGGTGGATGCCTCTAAAATCCTGACCTACCCCAAAGGCCTCAGCACCACCTTCCAGCAGCTCCGAGAGCACATCAGTGACCTGG GTGTTCACCAGGTGGCTCTGCTGACTCACATAGACAAAATTTGCTCAGAAACGGCCAAAGATGTCACCCAGGTTTACAAGAGCCGCATCATTCAGGACACG atgGGTAAAGCTGCAGCTCTTTTGGGTATGTCCACCTCCTACATTGTCCCAGTGAAGAACTACTCGTCAGAGTTGGACGTGGATGTGAACACTGATGTGCTTCTGCTTAGTGCTGTCGACCACATCCTGCAGTATGCTGACCTGTATTTCCAGGACAATACACCACAATACACAGGGACAAAGATAGACTAA
- the LOC122878107 gene encoding interferon-induced protein 44-like isoform X4 produces the protein MNEINTGSRPKLEWRDVEWTEEQKTSLMKTVSSYRPSCEEVTQARILLLGPLSSGKSSFVSSVQSVFNGRVTNRAMVGSSSTSFTKKLQSFDIRGKNGEDPTGLVLCDIMGLGDGEMIGPTLHDILSVIKGHVPEGHKFSPDQPVRSETLGYVKRPSLKDKIHCVAFVVDASKILTYPKGLSTTFQQLREHISDLGVHQVALLTHIDKICSETAKDVTQVYKSRIIQDTMGKAAALLGMSTSYIVPVKNYSSELDVDVNTDVLLLSAVDHILQYADLYFQDNTPQYTGTKID, from the exons ATGAACGAAATAAATACAG GATCTCGACCTAAGTTGGAATGGAGAGACGTGGAGTGGACAGAAGA GCAAAAGACGAGCCTGATGAAGACCGTCAGCTCCTACAGACCGAGCTGTGAGGAGGTGACTCAGGCTCGGATTCTCCTCCTGGGCCCGCTCAGCTCTGGAAAGTCCAGCTTCGTCAGTTCAGTCCAGTCTGTGTTTAATGGAAGAGTCACCAACCGGGCCATGGTGGGCTCCTCCTCGACCAGCTTCACCAAGAAG CTACAGTCATTCGACATCCGTGGTAAGAACGGAGAGGATCCTACAGGACTGGTGCTGTGTGATATTATGGGCCTGGGGGATGGAGAGATGATTGGACCAACCCTCCATGACATCCTGTCTGTCATTAAAGGCCATGTACCTGAGGGACACAAG tttaGCCCAGATCAGCCAGTGAGGTCTGAGACTCTGGGCTATGTGAAGAGGCCAAGCCTCAAAGACAAGATCCATTGTGTGGCCTTTGTGGTGGATGCCTCTAAAATCCTGACCTACCCCAAAGGCCTCAGCACCACCTTCCAGCAGCTCCGAGAGCACATCAGTGACCTGG GTGTTCACCAGGTGGCTCTGCTGACTCACATAGACAAAATTTGCTCAGAAACGGCCAAAGATGTCACCCAGGTTTACAAGAGCCGCATCATTCAGGACACG atgGGTAAAGCTGCAGCTCTTTTGGGTATGTCCACCTCCTACATTGTCCCAGTGAAGAACTACTCGTCAGAGTTGGACGTGGATGTGAACACTGATGTGCTTCTGCTTAGTGCTGTCGACCACATCCTGCAGTATGCTGACCTGTATTTCCAGGACAATACACCACAATACACAGGGACAAAGATAGACTAA